From Rutidosis leptorrhynchoides isolate AG116_Rl617_1_P2 chromosome 3, CSIRO_AGI_Rlap_v1, whole genome shotgun sequence, a single genomic window includes:
- the LOC139900794 gene encoding uncharacterized protein gives MVLNGLPSRDNLYKRGVPLESSLSPICLSAEESVDHVLTNYRVAATVWRGVINWWNLSLPIPPNGTLNSISSGNSQLQSESLNMYFMTTRYVTLWSLWLWRNKVIHSPVDKRGAVLKEDILASIKALSDHWISNRCKMIQVDIKDWSKDPRSIEAKDQ, from the coding sequence ATGGTTTTGAATGGTCTTCCGTCTAGAGATAATTTGTATAAACGTGGGGTTCCACTCGAATCATCCTTGTCCCCTATTTGTTTGTCGGCTGAAGAGTCCGTTGATCATGTGTTAACTAATTACCGGGTTGCAGCAACAGTTTGGCGAGGTGTTATAAATTGGTGGAATTTATCTCTCCCCATTCCCCCGAATGGCACTTTAAACTCTATCAGTTCGGGGAATTCTCAATTGCAGTCAGAGTCACTTAACATGTATTTTATGACTACAAGATATGTTACTCTTTGGAGCTTATGGTTATGGAGAAATAAGGTTATTCATAGCCCTGTGGACAAAAGAGGTGCGGTGTTAAAAGAAGACATATTGGCTAGCATCAAGGCGTTATCTGATCACTGGATCTCGAATAGGTGCAAGATGATACAAGTCGACATAAAAGATTGGTCCAAGGATCCAAGAAGCATTGAAGCAAAAGATCAGTAA